In the Chroococcidiopsis sp. SAG 2025 genome, one interval contains:
- a CDS encoding PAS domain S-box protein, whose protein sequence is MREHLAGSREQGIYHCRLPTPDSRLLILMEEPVKILVVDDDEVDRMAVRRALVTAGVKMDLSEANGCAEAIAQLQEQQFDCVFLDYLLPDGDGLSLVQQIRCLGFTVPLVVLTGQGDEQIAVQLMKAGAYDYLSKSKLSVEGLSQTLRNAIRLHKAELAAQEANNRLRESEERYRLVLEAANDGVWDWYCTTDEVYCNDRLLEIIGVERAEFTHTPTALLDLIHPEDLPEIKTVVRNHLLHGQKCEAEFRILHSSGEYRHCVARGKAQRDLQGYPYRMSGIVSDITESRRLDAALKASESRFQRLAETNIVGVILTKLSGEILEANQAFLQMVGYTQQDLKAGKLHWQKMTPPEYAEQNRLVIEQLRTVGSFNYYEKEYIRKDGTRVPVLLGAAVVEQSPDTAICFTVDLSDRKRSEAEIINLNRNLARRVNELETLLDVIPLGIAIAQDPKCQYIRVNSAMAKLMGLSPNANASKSAPLDERPAYKVFRQSQEIPASELPMQQAASSGKPVLDVELDLVIKEGTPPVKLLGNAAPLFDEQGQCRGSIGAFVDITERKRIEEQERFLVEASNILAASLDYQTILNNLAQSIVPQLADWCSIHILEADGSIRQVSVAHSALSQVRWLEALACHYPVSPNSTLGVAQVIHTGESVLYPEIDDNLLQNLARDRDHLQSLRQIQMKSALCVPIQARGRTLGAISFVAAESQRVYTNADLIFAEDLGRRAGLAVDNGRLYQEANEIGENLRQAIVILGEQQQQLRVLQRIGNLLNQRLTDVSELLHVIVGAVCDGIPDADFAAIATYNSANDELETSATAGIGKERLLLTEIFDPDLGVLRQVFETGEAQLMRGARSEERGVREEEFGGQGGQGRQGRQGVIQNSLTPNSSLLAPSSLYAVPIASVNGGRLGVLVVGNWQNLDAFDPEDQNLMAAVGEQAAIAIGNARLIEALEEREERLAAQNLTLAQQNRELELTRQRIEQQNLQLIEAARLKSQFLATMSHELRTPLNAVIGFAQVLLRQRSAALSGTQSGMIERILSNGKHLLALINDILDLSKIESGRLQLQLELISLDRLVSSTIDELRSLAEQKQLPIRVDLQTENVTIVNDSNRLRQVLVNLLSNAIKFTESGCIEIKTCELSNTQFMLSVKDTGIGIATSELEHIFEEFRQVDQTTTRKHGGTGLGLAITKSLVHMMQGKISVDSQLGKGSTFHVELPKTVTSD, encoded by the coding sequence ATGAGGGAGCACTTAGCAGGGAGCAGGGAGCAGGGTATATACCACTGCCGACTTCCGACTCCCGACTCCCGACTCCTAATTCTTATGGAAGAACCAGTCAAAATTCTAGTTGTAGATGATGATGAAGTCGATCGCATGGCAGTGAGGCGAGCGCTAGTCACTGCTGGGGTGAAGATGGATTTGTCAGAAGCAAATGGCTGTGCTGAGGCGATCGCCCAGTTGCAAGAGCAGCAGTTTGACTGCGTATTTTTAGATTATCTCTTGCCCGATGGCGATGGGTTGAGTTTAGTGCAACAAATTCGCTGTTTGGGCTTTACCGTTCCTTTGGTGGTATTGACAGGACAGGGAGATGAGCAAATCGCCGTCCAGTTAATGAAAGCGGGGGCATATGACTATTTGTCGAAATCTAAACTGTCGGTAGAGGGACTAAGCCAAACTCTCCGCAATGCTATCCGCCTGCATAAAGCAGAATTGGCAGCTCAAGAGGCAAACAATCGGTTAAGGGAAAGCGAGGAACGCTATCGATTAGTACTAGAAGCTGCTAATGACGGGGTATGGGATTGGTACTGCACCACCGATGAAGTTTATTGTAACGATCGGTTATTAGAAATTATTGGTGTCGAGCGGGCAGAATTTACTCACACCCCCACCGCGCTATTAGATTTAATTCATCCAGAAGATTTACCCGAGATCAAAACCGTAGTCAGAAATCACCTGCTACACGGACAAAAATGCGAAGCTGAGTTTCGGATTCTTCACTCCTCTGGGGAGTATCGTCATTGCGTGGCTAGGGGAAAAGCTCAACGAGATCTTCAAGGCTATCCGTACCGGATGTCGGGAATTGTGAGCGACATCACGGAGAGTAGAAGGTTGGATGCTGCCCTTAAGGCTAGCGAATCTCGGTTCCAGCGCTTGGCAGAGACAAATATCGTAGGTGTGATATTAACGAAGTTGAGTGGGGAAATTCTTGAGGCGAATCAAGCTTTTTTACAAATGGTGGGTTACACTCAGCAGGACTTAAAGGCGGGAAAGTTGCACTGGCAAAAAATGACACCACCAGAATATGCCGAGCAGAATCGACTTGTGATCGAACAACTGCGAACGGTTGGTAGTTTTAATTATTATGAAAAAGAGTATATCCGTAAAGACGGAACCCGAGTGCCAGTACTATTAGGTGCGGCAGTTGTAGAGCAGTCACCCGACACGGCAATTTGTTTTACTGTCGATTTGAGCGATCGCAAACGTTCGGAAGCTGAAATTATCAACCTCAACCGAAATTTGGCGCGACGAGTCAATGAATTGGAAACGCTACTCGACGTGATTCCCCTGGGAATTGCGATCGCCCAAGATCCGAAATGCCAGTATATTCGCGTCAACTCAGCGATGGCAAAGCTCATGGGGCTATCACCAAATGCTAACGCTTCTAAAAGCGCACCATTAGACGAACGACCGGCATACAAAGTCTTTCGTCAAAGTCAAGAAATTCCTGCTTCCGAGTTACCCATGCAACAAGCGGCAAGCAGCGGTAAACCAGTGTTAGATGTAGAGTTAGACTTAGTAATAAAAGAAGGTACGCCCCCAGTCAAATTACTTGGCAACGCCGCACCTTTATTTGACGAACAAGGTCAATGCCGAGGCAGTATAGGGGCATTTGTTGATATTACCGAGCGCAAGCGAATTGAAGAACAAGAACGATTTTTAGTTGAAGCTAGCAACATTCTGGCTGCTTCTCTGGACTATCAAACTATTTTGAATAACCTAGCTCAATCGATCGTACCGCAGCTAGCAGATTGGTGTAGCATTCACATTCTCGAAGCAGACGGCTCGATCCGGCAAGTGAGCGTGGCTCATTCCGCATTATCTCAGGTACGGTGGCTAGAAGCTTTAGCTTGTCACTATCCTGTTAGCCCAAATAGCACGTTGGGCGTAGCCCAGGTTATCCATACCGGGGAGTCAGTTTTATACCCAGAGATTGACGATAACTTACTCCAAAATCTCGCCCGCGATCGCGACCATTTGCAAAGTTTGCGCCAAATTCAGATGAAATCGGCTCTGTGCGTCCCAATTCAAGCGCGCGGTAGGACGCTCGGAGCAATTAGTTTTGTGGCAGCTGAGTCACAGCGAGTCTATACTAATGCCGACTTGATATTTGCCGAGGATCTCGGTCGTCGGGCTGGGTTAGCAGTAGATAACGGACGGCTTTACCAAGAGGCTAATGAAATTGGTGAAAATCTGCGTCAGGCGATCGTAATTTTGGGCGAACAGCAGCAACAACTGCGCGTCTTGCAGCGGATTGGCAACCTGCTCAACCAACGCTTAACCGACGTATCCGAGCTACTACACGTTATCGTCGGAGCTGTCTGTGATGGAATCCCCGATGCAGATTTTGCCGCGATCGCCACTTACAATTCTGCGAATGACGAATTAGAGACTTCTGCCACAGCGGGTATTGGCAAGGAAAGATTGCTCTTAACCGAAATTTTCGATCCCGATCTGGGAGTCTTGAGGCAAGTATTTGAGACTGGGGAAGCGCAGTTGATGAGAGGAGCGAGGAGCGAGGAGCGAGGAGTGAGGGAAGAAGAATTTGGGGGACAAGGGGGACAAGGGAGACAAGGGAGACAAGGAGTCATCCAAAATTCCCTCACTCCTAACTCCTCGCTCCTCGCTCCTAGTTCTTTGTATGCAGTGCCGATCGCTTCGGTGAATGGGGGGCGTTTGGGCGTATTGGTGGTGGGAAATTGGCAAAATCTCGATGCCTTTGACCCCGAAGACCAAAATTTAATGGCAGCGGTAGGAGAACAGGCGGCGATCGCGATCGGGAATGCTCGCTTAATCGAGGCTTTAGAGGAAAGGGAAGAACGGCTAGCTGCTCAAAATTTGACTTTAGCTCAGCAAAATCGAGAACTGGAGTTAACCAGACAACGGATCGAGCAGCAAAATCTCCAGTTGATTGAAGCAGCACGGCTGAAATCTCAGTTTCTCGCTACCATGTCTCACGAACTACGCACGCCCTTGAATGCCGTGATTGGTTTTGCGCAAGTTTTGTTACGTCAGCGTTCTGCGGCTCTGTCTGGAACTCAATCTGGCATGATCGAACGCATTTTGAGTAATGGCAAACATCTCCTTGCTTTAATTAACGATATTCTCGATCTATCTAAAATTGAATCAGGTCGGCTACAACTGCAATTAGAATTAATTAGCTTAGATCGTCTGGTGTCATCAACTATTGATGAACTTAGATCTCTAGCGGAGCAGAAGCAGTTACCTATACGTGTCGATTTGCAAACAGAAAATGTGACAATTGTTAATGATAGCAACCGCCTGCGTCAAGTATTAGTCAACTTACTTTCTAATGCAATTAAATTTACTGAATCTGGTTGTATAGAAATCAAAACTTGCGAACTTTCAAATACGCAATTTATGCTGAGTGTCAAGGATACTGGTATTGGTATTGCTACATCGGAACTAGAGCATATTTTTGAAGAATTTCGTCAAGTCGATCAAACGACAACCCGAAAACATGGTGGAACTGGCTTAGGTTTAGCAATTACCAAATCGCTAGTCCACATGATGCAAGGCAAAATTTCAGTTGATAGTCAACTAGGTAAAGGTTCGACTTTTCACGTTGAATTACCTAAAACAGTGACTAGTGACTAG
- a CDS encoding IS4 family transposase codes for MEQAIAKTKVCEQRKRSLPAQLVICLVIAMSLWSRDSMRDVLKNLIDGLSEAWVKVGKYWRVFCKSAITQARQRLSPRVMSQLFHQLVRPMASTDTKGAFLNGLRIVVIDRTCFDLPDSDENARVFGRPSSRPGTQAAFPKLRLVILVEAGTHLIFDALMCPYRIGERVRALRLLRSVSSGMLLMWDRGLHSYAMVQATVTTGSDYLGRIPANVKFLCEEPLADGSYLSWIYPPAKFRSKACQPIQVRVIEYTIGNTDNPEEQLRYRLITSLLELEKFPAQLLAIEYHQRWEVENTIDELKVHLSGRKTHIRSQKPREVVQEVYGWLLGHWAVRLLMFQAAKSAGITPLRLSFTGTLRVIRRAIPKFQRLQSQELPFF; via the coding sequence ATCGAGCAAGCGATCGCTAAAACTAAAGTTTGTGAACAACGTAAACGCTCGTTACCAGCACAATTGGTAATTTGTTTGGTAATTGCGATGAGTCTGTGGTCACGAGATTCGATGAGAGATGTGCTGAAAAACTTAATTGATGGGCTGAGCGAAGCATGGGTGAAAGTGGGGAAATACTGGCGAGTTTTTTGTAAATCAGCAATAACGCAAGCCCGACAACGATTAAGTCCAAGGGTGATGAGTCAATTGTTCCATCAACTGGTGCGACCAATGGCTAGCACCGATACCAAAGGAGCATTTCTCAATGGATTGCGAATTGTGGTAATTGATCGGACTTGCTTCGATCTGCCAGACAGCGATGAAAATGCGAGAGTTTTTGGTCGTCCGAGCAGCCGTCCTGGCACACAAGCCGCATTTCCCAAACTGCGATTAGTCATTTTGGTAGAAGCAGGAACACATTTAATCTTTGATGCATTGATGTGTCCATATCGAATAGGAGAACGAGTGCGGGCATTAAGATTATTACGCTCCGTGAGTTCAGGGATGTTGTTGATGTGGGACAGAGGGTTACATTCTTATGCAATGGTGCAAGCAACTGTCACAACTGGTAGCGATTATTTAGGAAGAATTCCCGCAAATGTCAAGTTTTTGTGCGAAGAACCACTGGCGGATGGTTCTTATCTGAGTTGGATTTATCCACCTGCTAAATTCCGCTCAAAAGCTTGCCAGCCCATACAAGTCCGAGTGATTGAATACACAATTGGTAATACCGACAACCCAGAGGAACAACTAAGATATCGCTTAATTACCAGCTTATTGGAATTGGAGAAATTTCCGGCTCAACTACTGGCGATTGAATATCATCAACGCTGGGAAGTAGAAAATACTATTGATGAACTCAAAGTACATTTATCAGGACGAAAAACTCATATTCGCTCTCAAAAACCGCGTGAAGTTGTGCAGGAAGTTTACGGGTGGTTGTTAGGACACTGGGCTGTGCGGTTATTGATGTTTCAAGCTGCAAAGAGCGCGGGTATCACTCCTTTGCGTCTGAGTTTCACTGGGACATTGCGAGTTATTCGTCGTGCTATCCCGAAATTTCAACGCTTGCAATCACAAGAACTCCCCTTTTTTTAA
- a CDS encoding four helix bundle protein → MSISSYRDLKVWQAGVAVTKQVYILTENFPKYETYGLSSQIQRAAVSIPSNIAEGWARDSTQEFLRFITIALGSLAELETQSIVSKELNYIDEETLAKILTQTNEIQNPIRFI, encoded by the coding sequence ATGAGTATTAGTTCGTATCGCGACCTGAAAGTCTGGCAAGCCGGAGTTGCCGTTACAAAACAGGTATATATTTTGACAGAAAATTTTCCTAAATATGAAACTTACGGATTAAGCAGCCAAATACAACGTGCTGCTGTGTCAATTCCCTCAAATATCGCTGAGGGCTGGGCTAGAGATTCAACGCAAGAATTCTTGCGGTTCATCACTATTGCTCTTGGATCTTTAGCAGAGCTAGAAACTCAGTCAATTGTATCTAAAGAGTTAAATTACATTGACGAAGAAACTTTAGCAAAAATACTAACTCAAACTAATGAAATTCAGAATCCAATACGGTTCATTTAA
- a CDS encoding chemotaxis protein CheB gives MPGRDIIVIGASAGGVEALSQLLSLLPRDIPAAIFVVLHIPSEGYSILPKILNRAIAKRQKQSSLKAIHPQDGEQIEYGRIYVAPPDLHLLVKRGSISLARGPKENGHRPAVDPLFRSAARAYGQRVVGVVLSGTLDDGTAGLMAVKQRVGVAIVQDPEEAMYLGMPRSAIENVEVDRILPVADMATLLVELARQPIVTETAAISDDMEMEADMAELELNAMQNPDRPGTPSPYGCPDCGGVLWELDEGRLMRFRCRTGHAYSTDSLLAAQSESLEDALWSALRALEEKAALTQRLGDRARDRQQTYSARRFEEQARAAHQQATLVRQLILKSDSNGSDASTANGQVVGSQKNAAAGGNPEAKMEHPALEDSSLPQKVVAICASAGGLNALSQVLSALPVNFPAAITVVQHISPHYPSMMADILSRRTKLPVKQARSGDYLRTGTVYIAPPDHHLLVNADSNLSLSHSELVHFVRPSADLLFESVAASFKQQAIAVVLTGTGSDGAMGARAIEEMGGTVIVQDYKTAEFGGMPEAAINTGVAALVLPLNEIALTLVKLVAVEVKG, from the coding sequence ATGCCTGGACGCGACATAATTGTTATTGGGGCTTCTGCTGGTGGCGTAGAAGCGCTGTCCCAACTGCTGAGCCTTTTACCGAGGGATATACCAGCGGCAATTTTTGTCGTGCTGCACATTCCTTCTGAAGGTTATAGCATTCTCCCGAAAATTCTCAATCGGGCGATCGCCAAGCGTCAGAAGCAATCCTCGCTCAAGGCAATTCATCCTCAAGATGGCGAGCAGATCGAATATGGCAGAATTTATGTCGCACCACCCGATCTCCACTTGCTCGTCAAACGCGGCTCGATTTCTCTGGCTCGCGGTCCTAAAGAAAACGGTCATCGCCCTGCGGTAGATCCATTGTTTCGCTCGGCAGCACGGGCATACGGACAACGGGTTGTGGGTGTGGTGCTGTCGGGGACGCTAGATGACGGGACAGCAGGACTGATGGCAGTGAAGCAACGAGTCGGCGTGGCGATCGTCCAAGACCCTGAAGAGGCAATGTATTTAGGAATGCCCCGCAGTGCAATTGAAAATGTAGAAGTCGATCGCATTTTACCCGTGGCAGATATGGCAACCTTGCTCGTAGAGCTAGCTCGCCAACCCATAGTAACAGAAACAGCAGCCATATCTGATGATATGGAAATGGAGGCTGACATGGCAGAACTAGAGTTAAATGCTATGCAAAACCCCGATCGCCCTGGCACACCCTCCCCATATGGTTGTCCAGATTGCGGCGGCGTGCTGTGGGAACTGGATGAAGGAAGGCTGATGCGCTTCCGCTGTCGCACGGGTCACGCTTACTCTACAGATAGTTTACTTGCCGCTCAGTCAGAGTCATTGGAAGATGCACTGTGGAGCGCACTACGGGCATTGGAAGAAAAAGCTGCCCTGACACAACGATTGGGAGATCGCGCCCGCGATCGCCAGCAAACTTATTCTGCTAGACGGTTTGAAGAACAAGCACGAGCCGCACATCAACAGGCGACTTTAGTGCGCCAACTGATCTTGAAAAGCGACAGTAATGGGAGCGACGCATCTACAGCAAATGGACAGGTGGTAGGATCGCAGAAGAATGCAGCCGCAGGAGGTAATCCTGAAGCAAAAATGGAACATCCTGCCTTGGAAGACTCCTCGCTGCCTCAGAAAGTTGTAGCAATCTGCGCCTCCGCAGGAGGATTGAATGCTCTGAGCCAAGTTCTATCGGCATTACCCGTAAATTTTCCAGCTGCTATTACCGTAGTTCAGCATATAAGTCCTCACTACCCTAGCATGATGGCAGATATTCTCAGCCGTCGCACAAAGCTGCCTGTCAAACAAGCCCGATCGGGAGATTATTTGCGTACGGGAACAGTTTACATTGCGCCGCCAGACCATCACCTACTGGTCAATGCAGATAGTAACCTGTCGTTGTCTCATTCAGAACTCGTACATTTTGTCCGTCCTTCAGCAGATTTACTCTTTGAATCGGTAGCCGCTAGTTTTAAACAACAGGCGATCGCAGTTGTTCTGACGGGTACGGGTAGCGATGGTGCGATGGGAGCCAGGGCGATCGAAGAAATGGGCGGAACCGTAATTGTCCAAGACTACAAGACCGCTGAATTTGGTGGAATGCCAGAAGCAGCCATCAATACTGGCGTTGCCGCTCTGGTTTTACCTTTGAACGAGATTGCCCTTACCTTGGTAAAACTAGTTGCGGTTGAGGTAAAGGGATGA
- a CDS encoding CheR family methyltransferase: MTDEANADFEALINYIKRNRGFDFTGYKRSSLMRRVRKRMQALDLENFSDYMDRLEVAPEEFVYLFNTILINVTSFFRDRATWDYVMTEIVPRITARKEATEPIRIWSAGCASGQEAYTLAIVMAEAVGIEQLRQRVKIYATDVDEEALNQARHATFNEREVSSVPPEMLELYFESSNGFYTFRKDLRRSVIFGRHDLLQDAPISRIDLLLCRNTLMYFNAEAQSRIIARFHFALNDAGFLFLGKAEMLLSHSDFFTPVDLKRRIFIKVPKGNMRDRLLLMGNNHVDDEASYLANHVRIRDTAFDINPTAQLAIDVNGLLTLANERARNLFNIHSRDLGRPLQDLEISYRPLELRSRIDQAYAERRAVSQTEVEWISASGETLYFDAQILLLQDINGRILGCSIVFIDVSRSRRLQHELEHSNQELEMAYEELQSTNEELETTNEELQSSNEELETTNEELQSTNEELETMNEELQSSNEELQTINEELRLRSDELNQVNAFLASILTSLRGGVVVVNRELQVQVWNNKAEDLWGLRSHEVEGQHFLNLDIGLPVGQMRQQIRSCLAGESRSIEVILDAINRRGKAIQCKVTLTPLLDARQGIHGVIMLMEEQESANSNQ; the protein is encoded by the coding sequence ATGACGGATGAGGCTAATGCTGACTTTGAAGCGCTAATTAACTATATTAAACGCAATCGCGGATTTGATTTTACAGGTTACAAGCGATCTAGTTTGATGCGGCGAGTGCGCAAACGAATGCAAGCGCTTGACCTTGAGAACTTCAGCGATTACATGGATCGCCTAGAGGTAGCGCCAGAGGAATTCGTCTATTTATTCAACACAATTTTGATCAATGTCACGTCCTTTTTTCGCGATCGCGCTACCTGGGACTACGTGATGACAGAAATTGTGCCTCGAATTACTGCCCGCAAGGAAGCTACGGAACCGATTCGGATTTGGAGTGCTGGCTGTGCTTCGGGACAAGAGGCTTACACTTTAGCAATAGTGATGGCTGAAGCAGTGGGCATTGAGCAGCTGCGTCAGCGCGTCAAAATTTATGCAACAGATGTGGATGAAGAAGCGCTCAACCAAGCCCGCCATGCTACTTTTAACGAACGAGAGGTGAGTTCCGTCCCGCCGGAAATGTTAGAACTTTACTTTGAGAGTTCCAATGGTTTTTATACTTTTCGTAAAGACCTCCGCCGTTCGGTAATTTTCGGTCGTCACGATCTGTTACAAGATGCACCTATTTCCCGCATTGATTTATTGTTATGTCGCAACACGTTGATGTATTTCAATGCAGAAGCTCAATCGAGAATTATTGCCCGCTTTCACTTTGCTTTAAATGATGCTGGCTTCTTATTTTTGGGTAAAGCAGAAATGTTACTCAGCCATAGTGATTTTTTCACGCCGGTTGATTTGAAGCGACGAATTTTTATTAAAGTTCCTAAAGGAAATATGCGCGATCGCTTGTTGCTTATGGGTAACAATCACGTCGATGACGAAGCAAGTTATTTAGCTAACCACGTCCGCATTCGGGATACAGCATTCGACATAAATCCCACTGCACAGCTAGCGATCGATGTCAATGGACTACTCACATTAGCTAACGAACGCGCCCGCAACTTATTTAATATTCACTCTAGAGATTTGGGTCGTCCGCTGCAAGACCTAGAAATTTCTTACCGTCCTCTAGAACTGCGTTCTCGGATCGACCAAGCTTATGCTGAACGGCGTGCTGTCAGCCAAACAGAGGTAGAGTGGATTTCTGCCTCTGGAGAGACTTTATATTTTGACGCACAAATATTGCTCCTGCAAGATATTAACGGGAGAATACTGGGATGCAGCATTGTTTTTATCGATGTCAGTCGCTCCCGGCGGTTGCAACACGAACTAGAACATTCCAATCAAGAATTGGAAATGGCTTATGAAGAATTACAGTCAACCAATGAAGAATTAGAGACAACCAACGAAGAGTTGCAATCTTCTAATGAAGAACTGGAGACAACTAACGAGGAACTGCAATCGACTAACGAAGAATTGGAAACCATGAATGAAGAACTGCAATCTTCCAACGAAGAGTTGCAGACAATTAATGAAGAATTGCGATTGCGCAGCGACGAACTGAATCAAGTCAATGCCTTTCTAGCATCGATCCTCACTAGTCTTCGCGGTGGAGTGGTAGTCGTGAATCGCGAACTGCAAGTCCAAGTTTGGAATAATAAAGCCGAAGATCTCTGGGGCTTGCGTAGTCACGAAGTTGAAGGACAACATTTTTTAAACTTGGATATCGGTCTACCAGTCGGACAGATGCGACAGCAAATCCGGTCTTGCCTAGCAGGAGAATCTCGCTCTATTGAAGTGATTCTAGATGCGATTAATCGACGCGGTAAGGCGATTCAATGTAAAGTCACTCTCACCCCTTTACTGGATGCAAGGCAAGGAATTCACGGGGTAATCATGTTGATGGAAGAACAAGAGTCAGCGAACAGTAACCAGTGA
- a CDS encoding PAS domain-containing sensor histidine kinase: MDARLFNQKIQTTYKQAALLYKRTKVASSEQREELLEQSLEELRITLEELHVAEEEILAQNEELAIARSQVEIERQRYLDLFEFAPDGYIVTDATGKIREANRAAAKLLNVPQQFLVGKPLINYVPSEQRQAFRIQLQKLDRLQQLEEWELTFCPRQGIAFDAAVTVSSMYDASGNLKGWRWLIRDITARKQAEAAIRAVQLQNLQLQEAAKLRAHFLAIMSHELRSPLNAIVGFSQLLLRQTQSALPQTQENMVSRILNSGKHLLVLIEDILDFSKVEAGKLTLKLEPLNVVDLVIATTEEMHCLAEQKHLKLQRSFAIKSSIISNDSVRLRQILLNLLSNAIKFTEVGKVEVRVWELGSDRIAIAVEDTGIGIAPEDLQSIFQPFRQGNQTLTRQHGGTGLGLAITDSLVKMMGGKISVESKVEQGSTFYVELPRRVREQQ; encoded by the coding sequence ATGGACGCGAGGCTATTTAATCAAAAAATACAAACCACCTATAAACAAGCAGCCTTGTTATACAAGCGCACCAAAGTAGCATCGTCAGAGCAACGGGAAGAACTACTAGAACAATCGCTAGAAGAACTACGGATAACGCTAGAGGAATTGCACGTAGCAGAAGAGGAAATATTAGCCCAAAATGAAGAACTGGCGATCGCTCGTTCTCAAGTTGAAATAGAGCGCCAGCGTTACTTAGACTTATTCGAGTTTGCCCCCGATGGCTACATTGTGACAGATGCAACTGGAAAAATTCGCGAAGCCAACCGCGCTGCTGCTAAACTACTCAACGTGCCACAGCAATTCTTAGTAGGTAAACCGCTGATTAACTACGTTCCCTCCGAGCAACGGCAAGCTTTCCGCATTCAATTACAGAAACTGGATCGATTACAACAACTAGAAGAATGGGAGCTGACATTTTGTCCGCGCCAGGGGATAGCCTTTGATGCTGCCGTGACGGTATCTAGCATGTATGATGCGAGTGGTAACCTCAAGGGATGGCGGTGGCTGATCCGAGATATCACCGCTCGCAAACAAGCGGAAGCAGCGATTCGTGCCGTTCAATTACAAAACTTGCAATTACAAGAAGCCGCAAAGCTAAGAGCGCATTTTTTAGCAATTATGTCTCACGAGCTGCGCAGTCCCTTAAACGCGATCGTGGGATTTTCTCAGTTATTACTGCGTCAGACTCAAAGTGCCTTGCCTCAAACCCAAGAAAATATGGTGTCGCGCATCCTTAATAGTGGGAAACATTTGCTAGTTTTAATTGAAGATATTCTCGACTTTTCTAAAGTTGAGGCTGGCAAGCTGACTCTAAAATTAGAGCCTTTAAATGTCGTCGATTTAGTTATAGCAACAACAGAAGAAATGCACTGTTTAGCCGAACAGAAGCATTTGAAGTTACAGAGATCGTTTGCTATTAAATCCTCCATAATTAGCAACGACAGCGTTCGCCTGCGGCAAATCTTACTCAATTTGCTATCGAATGCAATCAAGTTTACTGAAGTGGGTAAGGTTGAAGTTAGGGTGTGGGAATTAGGTTCAGACCGGATTGCGATCGCGGTAGAAGATACGGGAATTGGTATTGCTCCAGAAGACTTGCAATCTATTTTTCAACCATTCCGCCAAGGCAACCAAACTCTGACGCGCCAGCATGGAGGTACGGGATTGGGATTAGCAATTACAGATTCCCTAGTTAAGATGATGGGAGGAAAAATCTCGGTTGAAAGTAAAGTAGAGCAAGGCTCGACATTTTACGTCGAGTTGCCGCGTCGGGTTAGAGAACAGCAATAG